A window of Carassius gibelio isolate Cgi1373 ecotype wild population from Czech Republic chromosome A3, carGib1.2-hapl.c, whole genome shotgun sequence genomic DNA:
GACAGACCATATGCAGAGTGACCCATAATGTGTGTTTTGCTGCCAGTTTTAGCTGTATCATGTAAAGATGTGTGGTACGCTACAGTCCCGTGATAATGCACACACTTTTGAATgctcttcattattttttttttgactgtttatttgtttgtaaccCAGCCTTATGTactttatatatttgtttctcaCTTATTGATATAAAGAgtgcttaaagggatagatcattcaaaaattaaaattctcattgattactcacactcatgtcattccaaacccgtaagaccttcgttcatcttctgaacacaaattaagttattttttatgaaatccaagagctttctgaccttgtTTGACAGCATGGGAACTACCACGTTCAAagcccagaaacatagtaaggacattgttaaaatgtcCATGTGGCATTAGTGGTTCAGccgtaattttattttttgggtgaactatccctttaagtccctTTTCTCATAGCTTGTGAAATGCATGTGATCCCTTCTATGCAGAGTTCTTAAATGGATGAGACTTGTCGCTCCGTTAAAGGCCCTATTTATAGGTTGAGTCTTCCAGCCGTAGCTTTTGGCACAATAAAGATATCCTTTTAGTGTCTACAAGCATCGTCTTGAAGTGAAATATCTGAAGTTTCAGACTTGTATcaattgaactgaatcaacaatTTTTCAGTCTGATATTGTTAGCTTTAGCCTGCAGGAAAGGGTAGTTTGAGGGTAGTGATGTTGTCCGACCAGGACTTGTGACCCATAATTATTTCTCATCCCTGTCAGGAAGTCCTTCCATGAGATTGAGATGGTAAGACGTACCCACAACTGGGACTTTTTTTCCATAATGATGAGCTGTTCCTCACATTGCTTCCTCAGAGACTGTAGATTATAAGCCACACACTCTGAGATCTATTACAAACCCTCACCACTTCTGTAGGTGGCCCTCAGCTGTGGCACTTGAACCCGAGCTGTGTGGATTCTGTCCagttaatgcattataaagaagGGTGACATTCAGGCACCTGATCCTCTCTGTCAAGATTAACTTACCCTTTGTTCTACTACTCTCTTTACAATGTTAGTACATCTGTGCATTTAAATGCCAGTAACTTCCACAAGTGTGCAGTGTTTAAACCCAGCCAATATTTACCTGAAATGCTTATTTCATACcatcagcctctcagtgctgtaACACAAAAGAGAAACAGGAAGTTGCACCTGCTGCATTGTGGAGAATATTCTGCCTCTCTTCAGCTGTCCTGTAAAATTGAATGAGTGTTTCTAGGTCAGTCCTTTAACAATGCCCTGGTATCCCCCCCCCGTCCTGTCCCTGTTCCCAGGCTGCTGCGCACACAGGAAATGTGCTATTCATTATGCACTCCCAGCCCGGGCTGTGTTGATGTGTTGCTCACTGGCCTATTCTATTTCTGACGTCTTCCTTTTTGTGCCTTGTCTGTGTTTACAGTTAATTGGCCAAGTGCCTTTTCCCTAGAAAACCCGTTTCCACCGCATGATATCAGCAGCCTAAAACAATCGTATGAGGTCATGTTGAATGAGCATGTTCAGTGGTTATAAACACAGAGTGCTTGTCTTCTTGGGCATCTAATTGTTGTTTTCTTCTATAGGGATTCATCCTCCTATTATGTGGTGTTATAGCTGTGCACTTAATGGCTGATTTGTGACATCTGATGTGCTGCAGGCGTTCCGTGTGGCTGAAGATCATCTGGGAATCCCAGCTCTTCTGGATGCAGAGGACATGGTGGCTTTGCCTGTCCCAGACAGACTCAGCATCCTCACATATGTCTCGCAATACTATAATTACTTCCACGGCCGCTCGCCAAGTAAGGCTGCGTTTATGCTCCATCAGAGTGGTTCTGAAGTAAAaggcacttttaaaaaaaaaaaattgcagggaCTTAAGTACTGTACTATGTTCAGAATGTAATGGTACTCTATCACATACTGTTTAATAGCATATTTGTAGGATGCAGTATGTGAAGCATGCCTTATGCCACAAGCATTTCCAACAGAAGTATGCAATAGTCACAAGACCTCATTGCATGTTTAACTCTGCTAGTGGCACCCAATCATGAATGACTGATTTAAACTTTGGGCAGTTGGATGAAATGAATTAAGCTGTGTGTGTTGCATTGTAGGATACAGTATTTCTTTACAGCATGATCCACTTGGATCTTGGTATTCGAcactgtaaaaagaaaatgttttatggaaggaaaaaaaaaaaactgtcagctATGGTTCCTagaattattttgaaaatgtctaGAAAATATaggaaaaatgtattcatttaaaaaaaaactagttaatactctaattttaaatgtaaatacatctgGTAAATTCAACAgtttcttttgtaacatttatagttagctttataaaacatgtcatttactccccctcatgtcattccaaaccactttgagtttgtttttctgttaagcaaaagatattttgaaatgttggtaaccaaacagttgattgtagccacttccatagtattttttctacactatggaagtcaatggttaccATCAAATATGCATAGTGTGTACAGGTTGCTTGCTGTTAACTGCTGAAATAATTTTAGTGTGTGACTCCTATCTAACGTATTCATATTTCTTAGACTTTCTTCTCAATGGCTTTCTTTTTCTCAGTCGGGGGAGTAGGAGGTATCAAACGACATGCTGAGGTCTCAAAGGGGACGCCATCAGAGAAGAAGAATCAGCCTGTGGTTGCCAAAAACCACAATCTTAAAACAAACACAGAGAACCGTCCTCCTCGAACTGAAATGCCAAAAAATATCAGCGACCACCGTCCTACATCTATTAACATCCAGAAAAGTGCTCCAGAGAAGCACATTGTAGCTACTCCAGCTCGGCAGACTGGCACAGACCGGCAGAAATCTCCAGGGCCAAAATGTGTTCAGGCGCCCGGCACGCCACTCAGAGCGAGATCTCCACAGCCACACCGAGACGCTGAGAAGGTGTCAGTTCGGCTTTCCCTTGATTATTCCGCTTCAAAGCGATTTGGTCTAATCCTAGTTATAAAAGTGAATTTAGAATAATTCTATCGGTCATGATTTTGAAACTGATTTTCGGCTTGCAGAGAGATTTTATTTGTCTTGgtttataatttaaattgtattttaaatttaatttatttaacttcttttttttattatttcaagtgTATTTTATTGAATGTCTAATTTAAcctattttttttcacttttcattcCTCTGTTCTTTTGTAGAAAGCTGTTTTGGTGGAGAATTCAAATAAAAGTGGCACGCTGAACAGTGTTTGTGCAGTATGTGGAAATCATGTACATCTGGTCCAGAGACACCTGGTGGATGGAAAACTCTACCACCGGAGCTGCTTTAAGTGAGTCTTCATTGATGTTGCTTGGGAACCGTCACTATTAAACTTTAGCATGTAACTGCACTGTTTAGTTACTTTAttgctacagtattgttcaaaataatagcagtacaatgtgactaaccagaataatcaaggtttttcgtatatttttttattgctacgtggcaaacaagttaccagtaggttcagtagattgtcagaaaacaaatgagacccagcattcatgatatgcacgctcttaaggctgtgcaattgggcaattagttgaattagttgaaagggatgtgttcaaaaaaatagcagtgtggcattcaatcactgaggtcatcaattttgtgaagaaacaggtgtgaatcaggtggcccctatttaaggatgaagccaacacttgttgaacatgcatttgaaagatgaggaaaatgggtcgttcaagacattgttcagaagaacagcgtactttgattaaaaagttgattagagaggggaaaacctataaagaggtgcaaaaaatgataggctgttcagctaaaatgatctccaatgccttaaaatggagagcaaaaccagagagacgtggaagaaaacggaagacaaccatcaaaatggatagaagaataaccagaatggcaaaggctcagccaatgatcacctccaggatgatcaaagacagtctggagttacctgtaagtgctgtgacagttagaagacgtctgtgtgaagctaatctattttcaagaatcccccgcaaagtccctctgttaaaaaaaggcatgtgcagaagaggttacaatttgccaaagaacacatcaactggcctaaagagaaatggaggaacattttgtggactgatgagagtaaaattgttctttttgggtccaagggccacaggaagtttgtgagacgacccccaaactctgaattcaagccacagtacacagtgaagacagtgaagcatggaggtgcaagcatcatgatatgggcatgtttctcctaagatggtgttgggcctatttatcgcataccagggatcatggatcagtttgcatatgttaaaatacttgaagaggtcatgttgccctatgctgaagaggacatgcccttgaaattgttgtttcaacaagacaatgacccaaaacacactagtaaacgggcaaagtcttggttccaaaccaacataattaatgttatggagtggccagcccaatctccagaccttaatccaattgagaacttgtggggtgatatcaaaaatgctgtttctgaagcaaaaccaagaaatgtgaatgaattgtggaatgttgttaaagaatcatggagtggaataacagctgagaggtgccacaagttggttgactccatgccacacagatgtcaagcagttttaaaaaactgtggtcatacaactaaatattagtttagtgattcacaggattgctaaatcccagaaaaaaaaaatgtttgtacagtcaaaggtagacactgctatttttttgaacacacccctttcaactaattgcccaattgcacagccttaagagcgtgcatatcaggaatgctgggtcttgtttgttttctgacaatctactgaacctactggtaacttgtttgccacgtagcaataaaaaatatactaaaaaccttgattattctggttagtcacactgtactgctattattttgaacaatactgtatgtaacaATTAATgcaactaacttttttttttacacaggtgTAGTGTATGCTATGGCACACTGAAATCTGGGGCATATAAACTGGGAGCAGACAATGGCTCACTGGTCTGCATCATTCACCAACATGGCCAAAATGATTTCAAGCCTACTGTTCAGCCTTGTGAGAGCAGTGGCTTTACGCTTACTGATTTGGTATCCAAATCTGACCGTGGCGATCAGCCATCTTCCAAGCGCTACACATCTGTACTATCTGCACCAATCAAAGCTGTGCCCCGACCCGTGGAGCTCAGTCTTGCTCCGCAGTCATGGACCGCCTCTGCTCAGAGGACTCAGGAAGCCAGGCAGAAGTTTTTCCAGTCCTGTGGTCCTTCAGCAGAGCATCGATCCACCACAAGACAGCAGTCAGGCCCCTCAGAGTCCTGCACCAATCAGAACACGAGTCTGAAGATGGAGGAGAAAGACCCAACCAATGCACTGACaaatggaaaactatttgaaGGAAACACGAATAACAACAATGCGCTTAATTCTGACCCAGGAGCACAGAGGCAGTGAGTGACCAACTAATCATTACTGTCATGGTTTACAGTATTAGTGTCGATCTGGTTCGTAAAATAATCTTTGGTGTTTTGGTTTCAGGATTTTTCACTGTACTAATGCAAATAAGAATGTTAACAGAAGGGTttacatactgtatttatttagatGGTTAATAACCTTGATTTGGCAAATACCTCACTTCAGTTAATGCATTTACGCCTCTTTAAACAGTTTTCCTCCGATGCCAAAAGTTCCCACAACTGAATAAAGTGTATGACTAGTTAATGGAGCCAGCATTTAATCTATGATTAAAATATGGTTATTAGCATCGCATTCTAGCATGACGAATTGCTTAAAAATAAGGTTAAAAGTTGAATTGTAGTAGGTTAAACTGTTTTATGTGTAGAGTACAAAGATTATGAAGGTGATGATACTTATGTTGATGTTAAAAATGTGTCTAGGCAACTTTGAAAACAAGTGTAAAATATTGCTTAACTCACTGAAAATGTCCAAGACATTTAAGAACGCTAAAAGGCTTCAATGAATGTTTGAGAAAGCAAATGTCATTCTATAGTTCAATGCTATTTAAAAGTATGGGGTTGGTAAGTTATTGTCTCATTCACTACAAATACAGTATACAAGTGTAAATATTGttcaaatactatttaaaataacttttctttggaatgtattttaaaacGTGGTTAATTCCTGTGATTAAGCCAAATtattagcagtcattactctttcttcagtgtcacgtgatccttcagaaattatgctaatatgctgatttgctgctaaaaaagcTTCTTATCATTCAAAAAGaatctgtttttaatgttttgctgTCTCTTGATTGATGCAATGGGTCCTTTTCTGAATGTTCCAAACGTACAGGAGTGTATATCAGTACAGCAGGTGCATCTATCGTATGTATGATCCTAGTGTGAATGCTGAATTTAAGTGACACTTGTTACCGTCTCTCCCAGGATAAAAATCAGATGCTCTTCCGCTGAAGTATCTGGCTGGAGGCAGGAGTTACACGGACGAGATGCAACAGGAAGGAGCTCCTATCAGGTCACTTCAACCAGCTCTGCTACCAGCAATAGTGGCATGAGCACCAAAGTATCCCTCTACCTCAGTGCCATCAGCAAGGAGCGCAACAGACCTCCATCCCTGCTGCTCTCTACTGCCAAAGGTGGTGTTCACTCACAGATgaccttttgtttttttctttaatggttTCTAAAGGTCGCATGGGAAATATTACcataaacatacacaataagtaaGAGACTGGAATATAGGCAGGAAAGAAGCTAAATTAAGCCACAGACCAGCATCCATTGTTTTTCCTGTAGACCACAGGAATACGATTGAATCTTAAGACTGATTTCCACCCTGTAGTATTTTTAACCTTTCCATTTAATGGCATGGCTTCAAATGGCATAATTTCATATTGTGCGACTTGTGCTTGTTTTGTTTGCCAtgattttcttctcttctctcgaCTTCAGCCAAAGACGTTCAGAGCTgcgaagccccaactgactggaGATCAAAGCCAAAGGCAGTTCCAAATGGACCAAGACTCAAGTAAGTTCGATCAGCCTAGCTATCCCTGTTGCTTTCTAATCCACACGAGGGGAAGCCGGCGGAGTCACTCGGGTGTGAGCTGCAATGAGAGCTGGAGTACTGACAGTGGGGCCTTTCATGTATCCATCCTCTAGCAGGCGGATGCCTCCTGTCTCCCCCATAGTGTTTGACTGCCTCAGAGTGCATCCTCTTACTCTATCCCCAATCCTCACCAGTCCTAAGGAGTGCTGCGCCTAAACCAACCCCCTCTGAAACGCTGCGCTCTTTCTTTGAGTTCCTCAGATGATCGTTCTTTTAGCTTTGTTTGCTTCTACTGTATATAAGGTGAGGGTCTGCTTACTGCATGTTGGTTTGAAATTATGCTTATGAGACTGTCATacacagtaaaatacattttgaagttgTAAGTTATCTAGATTATTGTACTGTTTTCCAAGAAAATGCTATTTCGGGTTGCTACTTCAATGTATGTTTAATATATTAGTATCGTACTTGCCGTTTCAGTAGTTTTCAGTAAAGTAAGGTTCCTTTGCTTTTGATAGATCTAATAATGCCAAGCCTCTTGTTACTCCAACAGTTCTGTTGAGACCTATGATGTTCAGGGTAAGTCCAGGCCACTTCTTCAGTTGTCACATAGTAAGATTTG
This region includes:
- the LOC127957182 gene encoding MICAL-like protein 2, which produces MTAIKALQQWCKVQCEGYRDVTISNMSTSFRDGLAFCALVHKFRPDLINFESLSKDDVYYNNHLAFRVAEDHLGIPALLDAEDMVALPVPDRLSILTYVSQYYNYFHGRSPIGGVGGIKRHAEVSKGTPSEKKNQPVVAKNHNLKTNTENRPPRTEMPKNISDHRPTSINIQKSAPEKHIVATPARQTGTDRQKSPGPKCVQAPGTPLRARSPQPHRDAEKKAVLVENSNKSGTLNSVCAVCGNHVHLVQRHLVDGKLYHRSCFKCSVCYGTLKSGAYKLGADNGSLVCIIHQHGQNDFKPTVQPCESSGFTLTDLVSKSDRGDQPSSKRYTSVLSAPIKAVPRPVELSLAPQSWTASAQRTQEARQKFFQSCGPSAEHRSTTRQQSGPSESCTNQNTSLKMEEKDPTNALTNGKLFEGNTNNNNALNSDPGAQRQIKIRCSSAEVSGWRQELHGRDATGRSSYQVTSTSSATSNSGMSTKVSLYLSAISKERNRPPSLLLSTAKAKDVQSCEAPTDWRSKPKAVPNGPRLNRRMPPVSPIVFDCLRVHPLTLSPILTSPKECSSCYSNSSVETYDVQGSKGPDCSLSSCILRSQSCHKPSSPKQPRCWSVTSSYDNGKISSKNGLPTIKPCHITPDQISIELQDIENKLYNLENEGVELERRLRIYEEEGHGDLLLDPLVVDWFDLIGKKQSYILRESELMYTFSICFGARTHDLEEQQPGVEGELRRLIGKPELVKTLGEKKRETVLLNRLQMVNDRKAIVEGLEEDRIREKEDQQTLNEMMQRLGLQKFKNKCKSSFSKLFRRRSKKASMG